GGACGTAATCTCGATCACGCCGGTTTCCAGATTCTTCACCGGATGATTTGCCCCGCGATGACCAAACTTGAGTTTGTACGTGTGAGCGCCCAATGCGATACCGGCTAATTGTTGACCGAGACAGATCCCGAAAATCGGTTTCTTGCCGATAAGTTTTTTAATTTCAGGAATGACGTAATCCACGGCCTCCGGATCGCCGGGCCCATTGGACAAGAATACGCCGTCAGGATTGATCTTTAGAATTTCTTCCGCTTTCGTTTTCGATGGAAAAACATGCAACTTACATCCGCGCTCAACCAATTTTCGGAGAATATTCCGCTTCACACCGAAATCATAAACCGCGATCGTGTACTTATTCTCCTTCGTAACATTTTCAAGAAATTGCCAGTCTCTGCCATTAGGCTCATTCCATGTGTATGCCTTCTTACACGTCACTTCATCCACCAGATTCGCGCCCATCATGCTCGGTGATCGTTTCACCTTTTCAAGCAAACCCGGGACATCTAGATCTTTGGTGGAAATGATCGCGCGCATGGCGCCGCTATTGCGTATGTGCCGCGTGATCGCCCTCGTGTCCAGACCCTCGACGCCCATGATATTGTGACTTTTCAATAAAGAATCCAGCGAAGTGCCCGAGCGCCAATTCGATGGATAGGTACAGAGTTCTTTAACTATAAATGCCTTGACTTGGGGTTTATCCGATTCGAAATCCTCTTCGCAAATTCCGTAATTACCGATCAGCGGATAGGTCATCACGATCATCTGTCCGCAATACGACGGATCGGATAATATCTCCTGATATCCGGTCATACTGGTATTGAATACGATCTCTCCTGTTGTCTCGCCTTCCGCTCCAAATGAAAAACAATCGTATGTTTTTCCATCTTCTAATACCAGTCTAGCTTTGATTCTCATTCTGCTTTTTTGATTTTATCGTTTAAGGAATTAATTATAACTACTTCAGATATTCTGATTTCTTTTAGTTCATCAAGGGATAATTCGAATCAACATAGAAATTAAAATCAGAAAACACCGATGTCATTCTGTAGGAATCTTTTTTCGTTGCAACTTGCGACCTATGATTTGAAAAGATTCTTGCTGAATGACACGATCGGTAATTTAGACTGACGGCTGAGCAGTTACAAAAAATCAGCGTAAGACCTGTCTGGCTAAATTCGGAAAGTCGGTGATTACGCCGTCCACGTTAAATTTTTTCATCCTTAGCAGTTCCGTTTCGGTATTAACGGTCCACGGGAAAACGGTACAGCCGGATTCGCGCGCCTTCTCAAGCAGTGCGTCCGTAATACCGTTGTAATTGGGGTGCCAGGAATCGACAATCAGCCCTTTCGCCAGGCGCTGATTCAAGCGTGGCATACGTTTTTCATAAATAAAACCGGTTCGCAGCGTCGGGTCCACTTTCTGGATTTTTTTTATAACAAGCGGATTGA
This genomic stretch from bacterium harbors:
- the carA gene encoding glutamine-hydrolyzing carbamoyl-phosphate synthase small subunit; translated protein: MKARLVLEDGKTYDCFSFGAEGETTGEIVFNTSMTGYQEILSDPSYCGQMIVMTYPLIGNYGICEEDFESDKPQVKAFIVKELCTYPSNWRSGTSLDSLLKSHNIMGVEGLDTRAITRHIRNSGAMRAIISTKDLDVPGLLEKVKRSPSMMGANLVDEVTCKKAYTWNEPNGRDWQFLENVTKENKYTIAVYDFGVKRNILRKLVERGCKLHVFPSKTKAEEILKINPDGVFLSNGPGDPEAVDYVIPEIKKLIGKKPIFGICLGQQLAGIALGAHTYKLKFGHRGANHPVKNLETGVIEITSQNHGFTVDPKSLNEREIELTHFNLYDGTLEGFRHKELPIFSVQYHPEASPGPHDSDYLFNKFMDSIEDFA